Proteins found in one Thalassomonas actiniarum genomic segment:
- the flgJ gene encoding flagellar assembly peptidoglycan hydrolase FlgJ, with amino-acid sequence MTTELANARNFLEINGLNSIRQQSRADDEGAKQAALKEAAKQFEGIFTQMLLKSMRSAQDVLESDSPFNSQSTKFYRDMHDQQLALELSANGSLGLSDLIVRQLGGSDNFTPSSVIRGDGQLDSRHMGNTNVANVAANVANKAEQFLAAEQVSKNRQVDIPLAAASNNTAQTERFEQPQDFVTALTEPAKMVEKKLGVPFEVVIAQAALETGWGQKIIQTQEGQSSNNLFNIKADSRWQGESATKDTLEFEQGAMVKKSAPFRVYQSLTESAQDYINFLSNNDRYQATLEKSGDVEQFLHSLQKAGYATDPNYANKILGTMRKVTSLLNN; translated from the coding sequence ATGACAACTGAACTGGCTAATGCACGTAATTTCCTGGAAATTAATGGCTTAAATTCCATTCGTCAACAATCGCGCGCTGATGATGAAGGTGCCAAGCAGGCGGCATTAAAAGAAGCGGCCAAACAGTTTGAAGGTATCTTCACGCAAATGCTGCTTAAAAGCATGCGTAGCGCCCAGGACGTGCTTGAATCAGACAGCCCGTTCAATTCCCAGAGCACTAAGTTTTACCGGGATATGCATGATCAGCAGCTGGCGCTGGAGTTGTCCGCCAACGGCTCTCTGGGTTTATCGGATTTGATTGTCCGCCAGCTAGGCGGTAGTGATAACTTTACCCCAAGCAGCGTGATACGCGGTGACGGCCAGTTAGACTCACGTCATATGGGGAACACGAATGTGGCTAATGTCGCTGCTAATGTTGCAAATAAGGCGGAGCAGTTTTTGGCGGCGGAGCAGGTGTCAAAAAATCGTCAAGTGGATATTCCTTTGGCTGCGGCCAGTAATAATACTGCGCAAACTGAAAGATTTGAGCAACCGCAGGATTTTGTTACCGCATTAACCGAGCCTGCGAAAATGGTGGAGAAAAAGCTCGGCGTACCTTTTGAAGTGGTGATTGCCCAGGCGGCATTAGAAACCGGTTGGGGACAAAAAATCATCCAGACCCAAGAAGGACAAAGCTCCAACAACCTCTTTAATATCAAGGCCGACAGCCGCTGGCAGGGAGAAAGCGCCACCAAAGATACTCTGGAATTTGAGCAGGGTGCTATGGTGAAGAAATCGGCGCCGTTTCGGGTCTATCAATCCCTGACGGAAAGTGCCCAGGATTACATTAATTTCCTTTCAAATAACGACAGATACCAAGCCACCTTAGAAAAATCTGGTGATGTGGAACAGTTCCTGCATAGTCTACAGAAAGCCGGTTATGCGACGGATCCTAATTACGCAAACAAGATTTTAGGCACCATGCGCAAAGTGACCAGCTTACTTAATAACTAA
- the flgK gene encoding flagellar hook-associated protein FlgK has translation MAIDLFNTGTSGLLASQQQLATVGHNIANVNTDGYSRQSVEQNQALGNYQGNNLIGSGTYVQDISRVFNSFTYREQLITQNNASYSNKLSDQLDQLDATMSTYGTQISNSLDSFYGSLHSIAEQPDDITLRSMALTQAESITVQLQDLQSNMTTLTKTANNELVQMADRISAISAEIGRLNVEISGMQAGNLSGEPNDLLDQRNRLLNELNDYVKVTTLEDPNNGVMTVMIGEGQTLVAGTTALSMSVVAGDPDPLDVQLQMNSINSSYTLQGDTLGGAVAAVFDFRDNTLKQASADIDLLAMSITDTMNQAQAEGLDLNGLQGADIFADLNTTSAMQSRSLGHSDNTPGTSLAVAITDMTLVTTDEYEVEYDGASYQLTNLTTGTTTALGATGTGPFAIPALGIEISETGGVPAAGDKFLIRPTQNAAEDFKVNLTDPEAIAASSPIQVTADENNVSAGSVTITDITDPVLAQTFAQTNAPITVDVYESAPGVFSYQVTDSTGPLVPPVTGTYPAGGSSGPITIAGAGFEFEITGDLAGLGPNAREQFVISDAFGAGNGNNMLAMAATQNETVVNGGTQTFAQLVASSVSTVGSEASLTENQALTADAMFEQAQSRHQAVSGVNLDEEAANMLKYQQAYQASAQIITVAQTIFDTILSSVR, from the coding sequence ATGGCAATCGATCTATTTAATACTGGTACCAGCGGACTATTAGCGTCCCAGCAACAGTTAGCCACTGTTGGTCATAATATTGCCAATGTTAATACCGACGGTTACAGCCGTCAGTCGGTGGAGCAAAACCAGGCCCTGGGTAATTATCAGGGTAATAACCTGATAGGCTCCGGCACCTATGTACAGGACATCTCCCGGGTATTTAATTCCTTTACCTATCGCGAGCAACTGATTACGCAGAACAATGCCAGTTACAGCAATAAGTTAAGTGATCAGCTCGACCAGCTTGACGCGACTATGAGCACCTACGGCACCCAGATCTCCAACTCATTAGACAGTTTTTATGGTTCGCTGCACAGTATTGCCGAGCAGCCGGATGATATTACCCTGCGCAGCATGGCGTTAACCCAGGCTGAGTCTATTACCGTTCAATTGCAGGATCTGCAGTCGAACATGACCACCCTGACCAAGACCGCCAATAATGAACTGGTACAAATGGCAGATCGCATTTCGGCGATATCGGCGGAAATAGGCCGGTTAAATGTCGAAATCTCCGGCATGCAGGCGGGCAACCTTAGCGGCGAACCCAATGATTTGCTGGACCAGCGCAACCGCCTGCTCAATGAGCTTAATGATTATGTCAAGGTGACCACGCTTGAAGATCCCAATAACGGCGTGATGACGGTGATGATAGGGGAAGGACAAACCCTGGTAGCCGGTACCACGGCGTTATCTATGTCAGTGGTTGCCGGCGACCCGGATCCGTTAGACGTCCAGTTGCAAATGAACAGCATCAACAGCAGCTATACCCTGCAGGGAGATACATTAGGCGGGGCGGTCGCGGCGGTGTTTGATTTTCGCGACAATACCTTAAAGCAGGCTTCGGCAGATATCGACCTGCTGGCGATGAGCATTACCGATACCATGAACCAGGCCCAGGCAGAGGGGCTGGATCTCAATGGTTTGCAGGGGGCCGATATTTTTGCCGATCTCAATACCACCTCGGCAATGCAAAGCCGCTCTTTAGGTCACAGTGATAATACCCCGGGTACTTCCCTGGCAGTGGCGATCACGGATATGACCTTAGTCACCACAGATGAATACGAAGTGGAATATGACGGCGCCAGTTACCAGTTAACCAATTTAACAACCGGCACGACGACTGCCTTGGGTGCTACAGGTACCGGACCTTTTGCTATCCCTGCCCTGGGCATTGAAATTTCTGAAACCGGGGGAGTGCCGGCTGCCGGAGACAAGTTTCTTATCCGGCCAACGCAAAATGCCGCGGAAGATTTTAAAGTCAATTTAACGGATCCCGAGGCGATAGCCGCCAGCTCGCCGATTCAGGTGACGGCGGATGAAAATAATGTCAGCGCCGGTAGCGTCACGATCACCGATATTACCGACCCTGTGTTGGCGCAAACCTTTGCCCAGACCAATGCCCCGATTACCGTAGATGTTTATGAAAGTGCGCCCGGCGTCTTTAGCTATCAGGTAACCGACTCAACAGGTCCTTTGGTACCGCCGGTGACCGGCACTTATCCAGCAGGCGGTTCTTCTGGCCCTATTACCATAGCAGGTGCAGGATTTGAATTTGAAATTACCGGTGACCTGGCGGGGCTTGGCCCAAATGCCAGGGAGCAGTTTGTCATTAGTGACGCTTTTGGCGCCGGTAACGGCAACAATATGCTGGCAATGGCAGCAACCCAGAATGAAACTGTGGTAAACGGCGGTACGCAAACCTTCGCGCAGTTAGTTGCCAGCAGTGTTTCCACCGTGGGCTCAGAGGCATCCCTGACGGAGAACCAGGCACTGACGGCAGATGCCATGTTTGAGCAGGCGCAAAGCCGACATCAGGCGGTATCCGGGGTTAATCTCGATGAAGAAGCCGCCAATATGCTCAAGTATCAGCAGGCCTATCAGGCATCGGCACAAATCATTACCGTTGCCCAAACTATTTTCGACACAATTTTATCGTCAGTGCGCTAA
- the flgL gene encoding flagellar hook-associated protein FlgL: MMRVSTSQFYQFSTNNMGRLQSDVTKQTEYLSTGKQVLTAKDAPVGNLSLLGFKEELMSIERFNKNITQAESRNNRQEVALSNAQDILLQVKDIVIQANNGSYSEEEFTSLSQQLNSSLDQLLDVGNTKSESGEYIFAGYQTQQRPFSIAPDNSVSYSGDNGQSDLQIAQNIYVPINQAGDDVFMQVDNIVGDFMPTYTDNLTTPVDDIDPEEPDIYVERAVIVDRETYNGAGMTPGFQFDFADDGFGGIDVTVTDANGAGAAVYGPAAYTSGQTIAFNGMEVNIDGNPLPGDQFTLNEQDKVSIYDTLKDAIDWVDAAGTNLSDPKQHQVDYNHIITQLDEAFSHITNQRAEVGTTLKTIDTQRNIALDTEVLVNSSRGKIEDLDFAEAISVFEQQKLSLQAAQQTFSQIQGLSLFNFI, translated from the coding sequence ATGATGAGAGTTTCCACGTCACAATTTTATCAGTTTAGTACCAATAATATGGGACGGCTGCAATCTGATGTTACCAAGCAGACAGAATATCTTTCGACCGGCAAGCAGGTGTTAACGGCTAAAGATGCCCCCGTCGGAAATTTGTCGCTGCTGGGCTTTAAAGAAGAACTGATGTCGATTGAGCGTTTCAATAAAAACATCACCCAGGCGGAAAGCCGCAATAATCGGCAGGAAGTCGCTTTATCTAATGCCCAGGATATTTTGCTGCAGGTAAAAGATATCGTCATTCAGGCCAATAACGGCTCATACAGTGAAGAGGAATTTACTTCTTTATCACAACAATTAAATTCCAGCCTGGATCAGTTGCTGGATGTAGGCAACACGAAAAGTGAGTCCGGCGAATACATTTTTGCCGGCTACCAGACTCAGCAAAGGCCGTTTTCAATAGCTCCGGACAATAGCGTGAGCTATTCAGGGGATAATGGTCAGTCTGACTTGCAAATCGCACAAAATATTTATGTGCCTATTAATCAGGCCGGGGATGATGTCTTTATGCAGGTGGATAATATCGTCGGTGATTTTATGCCGACCTATACCGATAATCTGACGACTCCGGTGGATGACATCGATCCTGAAGAACCGGATATTTATGTTGAACGGGCGGTGATTGTTGACCGTGAAACTTATAACGGCGCCGGTATGACTCCGGGGTTCCAGTTTGATTTTGCCGACGATGGCTTCGGGGGCATTGACGTTACGGTAACCGATGCCAACGGCGCGGGCGCCGCAGTTTACGGCCCGGCTGCTTATACTTCAGGGCAAACCATTGCCTTTAACGGCATGGAAGTGAACATAGATGGCAATCCTTTGCCGGGAGATCAGTTCACCTTAAATGAACAGGATAAAGTCAGCATTTATGACACCTTGAAAGATGCCATTGACTGGGTAGATGCCGCCGGCACTAACCTGAGCGATCCCAAGCAACATCAGGTGGACTACAACCATATTATTACCCAGCTTGATGAAGCTTTCAGCCATATCACCAACCAACGGGCAGAAGTGGGTACAACACTTAAAACCATTGATACGCAAAGAAATATTGCCTTGGATACCGAAGTGCTGGTGAACAGCTCCCGCGGTAAAATTGAAGATCTGGACTTTGCTGAAGCAATTTCTGTTTTTGAACAGCAGAAGCTGTCGCTTCAGGCGGCGCAGCAAACCTTCTCGCAAATTCAGGGCTTAAGTCTGTTTAATTTCATCTAA
- a CDS encoding flagellin: MALSVVTNTASINAQRNLSRSSEGLATSMQRLSSGMRINSARDDAAGMQIANRLTSQVNGLGVAQRNANDGISMAQTAEGAMQESSSILQRMRDLALQSANGSNSSEDRDALQKEVADLQQELTRIAETTKFGGTSLLDGTFGTKQFQVGANANETINVTLNNMSADSIGAYEVNDIAQVTGVAATATTDLATTLGNVDTASLNINGTSIADADVTDKGAADIADAINAAATGVTATAKLDVTIDGLTSADDSTITMRKGGAVVDSYDLTTFGGDINRLAEEMQADGYDAVVDGTALTLKATDVDGIQMTGTAGTATIANNVAGGAAVAGGATNNNISVSSTLTLSSSEKIGISGTDVDDILAEGASITATGGAGALTTVESLDISGNNSDGAQEAIDVIDAALAQIDKSRAGLGAVQNRFSHTISNLANVQENVSASRSRIQDTDFASETAQMTKNQILQQAGTSILSQANQIPQAAVSLLG, translated from the coding sequence ATGGCTTTATCAGTAGTTACCAATACCGCGTCAATTAACGCCCAGCGTAATTTGTCCAGATCCAGTGAAGGCTTGGCTACGTCCATGCAACGTTTATCTTCGGGTATGCGTATTAACAGTGCCCGTGATGATGCTGCGGGGATGCAAATTGCCAACCGTTTGACCTCCCAGGTAAACGGCCTGGGTGTCGCCCAGCGTAATGCCAACGACGGTATTTCCATGGCGCAAACCGCGGAAGGTGCGATGCAGGAATCCTCATCAATATTACAACGTATGCGTGACTTGGCGCTGCAATCTGCCAATGGCTCTAACTCATCTGAAGACAGGGACGCCCTGCAAAAAGAAGTGGCTGATTTACAGCAAGAGCTGACCCGTATCGCCGAAACCACTAAATTTGGTGGCACCAGCTTGCTTGACGGTACTTTTGGTACTAAGCAGTTCCAGGTGGGGGCCAATGCCAATGAAACCATTAATGTGACTTTAAATAATATGTCGGCAGATTCTATCGGCGCCTATGAAGTTAATGATATTGCTCAGGTAACCGGTGTTGCTGCAACGGCTACTACCGATTTAGCTACTACCTTAGGTAATGTTGATACTGCCAGTTTAAACATCAATGGTACCAGCATTGCCGATGCCGATGTTACCGATAAGGGGGCTGCTGATATTGCCGATGCTATTAATGCTGCTGCAACAGGGGTAACGGCAACGGCTAAACTGGATGTGACTATAGATGGTTTAACTTCTGCTGATGATAGCACCATCACCATGCGAAAAGGTGGTGCTGTGGTAGATAGTTATGATTTAACGACTTTTGGTGGCGATATTAACCGTTTAGCTGAAGAAATGCAGGCTGATGGCTATGATGCAGTAGTTGACGGTACCGCACTAACATTAAAAGCCACAGATGTTGACGGTATCCAGATGACAGGTACCGCAGGTACCGCCACTATTGCCAATAATGTTGCAGGTGGTGCTGCAGTGGCCGGTGGTGCAACGAACAATAATATCAGCGTATCTTCCACCTTAACCCTGTCATCTTCGGAAAAAATTGGTATTTCAGGCACTGATGTTGACGATATTTTAGCTGAAGGCGCTTCGATCACCGCTACTGGTGGTGCCGGTGCTCTGACTACGGTTGAGTCGCTTGATATTTCCGGGAATAACTCCGATGGTGCCCAAGAAGCAATAGATGTTATTGATGCAGCATTGGCGCAAATCGATAAGTCGCGTGCCGGCTTGGGTGCGGTGCAAAACCGTTTCAGTCATACCATAAGTAACTTGGCTAATGTTCAGGAAAACGTATCTGCGTCACGCAGCCGGATTCAGGATACCGATTTTGCCTCGGAAACCGCGCAAATGACCAAAAACCAGATCTTGCAGCAGGCGGGTACTTCAATCTTGTCGCAGGCAAACCAAATCCCGCAAGCGGCGGTCAGTTTGCTGGGGTAA
- a CDS encoding flagellin, which yields MALSVITNTASLNAQRNLGKSGDGLATSMQRLSSGMRINSAKDDAAGMQIANRLTSQINGLSVAQRNANDGISMAQTAEGAMQESSNILQRMRDLALQSANGSNSSEDRDALQKEVADLQQELTRIAETTKFGATSLLDGTFGTKQFQVGANANETINVTLNNMAADVIGAHQITGAGTAAAANSIGDVENSLLAANMGTTGVPWNINGTTVNFTAGWGASSRADAINDASTGVDAKAVLTTRIQSLTTADSGILNVYKKGAVDDAFDLATYGGDMERLTEDLQAAGYDAVFDADLNGGLGGIDIVATGVDGFEVTATAGATIQMGPAGGLGNSAGNPLSHSAELHLSSSDKIGISGTNVDEILGGANITATGGSSELSSVESMDISGTDSSGAQAAIDVIDAALAQIDENRAGLGAVQNRLSHTISNLANVEENVSSSRSRIQDTDFAKETAIMTKNQILQQAGTSILSQANQIPQAAVSLLGG from the coding sequence ATGGCTTTATCAGTAATTACTAATACCGCATCGCTAAATGCCCAGCGTAATTTAGGGAAGTCAGGTGACGGATTAGCAACCTCAATGCAGCGCTTATCTTCAGGGATGCGTATTAACAGTGCTAAAGATGATGCGGCAGGGATGCAAATCGCTAACCGTTTAACCTCGCAAATAAATGGCCTGTCGGTGGCTCAGCGCAATGCCAATGATGGTATTTCTATGGCGCAAACCGCGGAAGGTGCGATGCAGGAGTCTTCTAATATTTTACAGCGGATGCGTGATTTGGCACTGCAATCTGCCAACGGCTCAAACTCTTCTGAAGACAGAGATGCACTGCAAAAAGAAGTTGCTGACTTACAGCAGGAACTAACCCGTATTGCAGAAACCACTAAGTTTGGTGCTACCAGTTTGCTTGACGGCACCTTCGGTACTAAGCAGTTCCAGGTGGGGGCCAATGCCAATGAAACGATTAATGTCACCTTAAACAACATGGCCGCCGATGTTATTGGCGCTCATCAAATTACAGGTGCCGGTACAGCTGCTGCCGCGAACAGTATAGGGGATGTCGAGAATTCTCTTTTAGCCGCGAATATGGGCACCACAGGGGTGCCCTGGAATATTAACGGTACTACAGTGAACTTTACCGCTGGCTGGGGCGCCTCATCCCGAGCCGATGCTATCAATGATGCTTCTACAGGTGTTGATGCCAAGGCTGTTTTAACGACGAGAATTCAGAGTTTGACTACAGCCGATTCCGGCATCCTTAATGTCTATAAAAAAGGGGCGGTAGATGATGCTTTTGATTTAGCTACCTATGGCGGTGATATGGAGCGTTTAACCGAAGACCTGCAGGCAGCCGGTTACGATGCGGTTTTTGATGCCGACTTAAACGGTGGGCTTGGCGGCATAGACATAGTTGCAACTGGTGTTGATGGTTTTGAAGTTACTGCTACTGCCGGTGCCACAATACAGATGGGACCCGCAGGTGGTTTAGGTAACTCGGCGGGTAACCCGCTATCGCATTCGGCGGAGTTACACTTGTCGTCATCGGATAAAATTGGTATTTCCGGTACCAATGTCGATGAAATATTAGGTGGTGCCAATATCACTGCTACCGGTGGCTCCAGTGAGTTAAGCTCTGTTGAAAGCATGGATATTTCCGGTACGGATTCAAGCGGCGCACAAGCGGCCATCGATGTCATTGATGCCGCCTTGGCACAAATTGATGAAAATCGCGCCGGTTTAGGTGCGGTGCAAAATCGCTTAAGCCATACCATAAGCAACTTGGCTAATGTTGAAGAAAACGTTTCTTCATCCCGTAGCCGGATACAAGATACCGACTTTGCTAAAGAAACTGCGATTATGACCAAGAACCAGATCCTGCAGCAGGCGGGAACTTCTATACTGTCGCAGGCAAACCAGATCCCGCAGGCGGCGGTAAGCCTGTTAGGGGGCTAA
- a CDS encoding flagellin, translating to MTGTAGTATIANNVTGGAAVAGGATNNDISVSSTLTLSSPDKIGISGTDVDDILAGASITATGGTGTLTTVETLDISGTTSTGAQDAIEVIDAALAQIDSQRATLGAVQNRFSHTISNLSNVSENVSASRSRIQDTDFASETAQMTKNQILQQAGTSILAQSNQLPQAALSLIG from the coding sequence ATGACGGGTACAGCAGGTACTGCCACGATTGCCAATAATGTTACCGGTGGTGCTGCGGTAGCCGGTGGTGCAACCAACAATGATATCAGTGTTTCATCTACCTTAACCTTGTCGTCTCCGGATAAAATTGGTATCTCAGGTACCGATGTCGACGATATTTTAGCTGGTGCTAGCATTACAGCTACAGGTGGTACAGGTACCTTAACTACAGTCGAAACCCTGGATATTTCCGGTACGACTTCTACCGGTGCGCAGGATGCTATTGAAGTTATCGATGCCGCATTAGCGCAAATCGATAGCCAGCGGGCAACCTTAGGTGCGGTGCAAAACCGTTTTAGTCATACTATCAGTAACTTATCGAATGTATCGGAAAACGTATCTGCTTCTCGCAGCCGTATTCAGGATACCGATTTTGCTTCTGAAACAGCGCAAATGACGAAGAACCAAATCTTGCAACAGGCCGGTACTTCGATTCTTGCCCAATCGAACCAGTTACCACAAGCGGCGCTTAGTTTAATCGGGTAA
- a CDS encoding flagellar protein FlaG — MSNVLNGQQTINSLNFDLGKQTAAAQAENAQVNTQVNTETAKAELKSEAKQSVEQQNAVDKAELNALADRSNTGEVTTKAQMNSEQLEVVAQKLQEFVSGMNRGLEFLVDEDSGRDVIKVVDKNTGDLVKQFPSEEVLELVAHLSEATGNFIDSKI, encoded by the coding sequence ATGAGTAATGTACTAAACGGACAGCAAACGATTAACAGCCTGAATTTCGATTTAGGCAAACAAACTGCTGCCGCTCAGGCGGAAAATGCTCAGGTTAATACTCAGGTTAATACTGAAACAGCTAAAGCTGAGTTGAAGTCGGAAGCTAAACAGTCTGTTGAGCAACAAAATGCTGTCGATAAGGCCGAACTGAACGCATTAGCAGACAGGAGCAACACTGGCGAAGTAACCACAAAAGCACAAATGAACAGCGAACAGCTAGAAGTTGTGGCACAAAAGCTGCAAGAATTTGTCAGTGGCATGAACCGTGGTTTGGAATTCCTGGTGGATGAGGACTCCGGGCGTGATGTGATTAAGGTCGTCGACAAAAACACCGGTGATTTAGTCAAACAGTTTCCTTCAGAAGAGGTGCTTGAGTTAGTCGCCCACTTGTCAGAAGCCACAGGTAATTTTATTGATTCGAAAATTTAA
- the fliD gene encoding flagellar filament capping protein FliD, protein MAGISFPGVGSGLQVSEIVTAIVNAEKVPYQNRVTQKQAEFTTDISAIGSLKSALQEVNTSLEALGDADNYQQRTASGRDDFIGISSTKDAAVGNYSIEVDALASSHKLMSGAIDSSTPVGEGTMTIEIDGDSFDVVASATTTLSELRDLINDDAANDSVVATIITDGTDQHLVLNSKETGVSSEIKITVDDIDGNDTDGTGLSQLAYDALAATPVLNMTEVDKALDAQITIDGNVTVTSSTNDFKDAIDGVTITAKKVHDIAGGDDLSKATISEDNSNIATGINAFIESFNALVDLSDQLGKSEDGAVGALAGDSMLRNVMSKIRSQFTTDFETGVSSSGKTTYSMLAELGVRTERSGHLSLDSDTLDDLIDNDPNKIQNFFVGTDTATGFVESTEELLEFYTQSDGLIDRRIEGNNTQISKLEKDVEAFNVKMDALEARLYAQYNSMDTLVAQLNNTGSYITQQLDNMPGVVKDS, encoded by the coding sequence ATGGCTGGTATTTCGTTTCCCGGGGTAGGCTCCGGATTACAGGTAAGTGAAATTGTGACTGCGATTGTTAACGCAGAAAAAGTGCCGTATCAGAACAGGGTCACTCAAAAACAAGCTGAATTTACCACTGACATTTCCGCTATAGGCTCTTTAAAGTCTGCTTTACAGGAAGTAAATACTTCTTTGGAAGCCTTAGGCGATGCAGATAATTACCAGCAACGTACCGCGAGCGGCCGTGACGATTTTATTGGTATCAGTTCCACCAAAGATGCTGCCGTTGGTAATTACTCCATTGAAGTAGATGCGCTGGCCAGTTCCCATAAACTGATGTCTGGTGCGATTGATAGCTCAACCCCTGTTGGGGAAGGCACCATGACCATAGAGATCGATGGCGACAGTTTTGATGTTGTTGCATCCGCTACCACCACCTTAAGCGAATTAAGGGATCTCATTAATGATGATGCCGCGAATGATTCGGTCGTTGCAACTATTATTACCGATGGTACAGATCAACATTTAGTCCTTAACAGCAAAGAAACCGGAGTCAGCAGTGAAATAAAAATTACTGTTGATGACATTGACGGTAATGATACCGATGGTACAGGCCTATCTCAGCTAGCTTACGATGCCCTGGCAGCCACCCCAGTGTTAAATATGACCGAGGTAGATAAGGCCCTTGATGCACAAATAACCATTGACGGTAATGTAACCGTTACCAGTAGTACCAATGATTTTAAAGATGCTATTGATGGCGTGACCATTACTGCCAAAAAAGTTCATGATATTGCTGGCGGTGATGATCTGAGTAAAGCGACAATTTCTGAAGATAACAGTAATATTGCCACCGGCATTAATGCTTTTATTGAAAGTTTTAATGCCCTGGTTGATCTGAGTGATCAATTAGGAAAATCTGAAGATGGGGCTGTCGGTGCCTTAGCCGGCGATTCTATGTTACGTAATGTGATGTCGAAAATTCGCTCACAGTTTACTACCGATTTTGAAACCGGTGTCAGCAGTTCAGGTAAGACGACTTATTCCATGCTGGCAGAGCTTGGGGTACGCACCGAGCGGAGCGGCCATTTAAGTTTGGATTCAGATACCCTGGATGACTTGATTGACAATGACCCGAATAAAATTCAGAACTTCTTCGTTGGTACTGATACTGCCACAGGCTTTGTTGAAAGCACGGAAGAGTTGCTTGAATTTTATACTCAGTCTGATGGTTTGATCGATCGTCGTATTGAGGGCAACAATACCCAGATATCTAAACTGGAAAAGGATGTTGAAGCATTTAATGTAAAAATGGATGCGCTGGAAGCACGCTTGTATGCCCAGTATAATTCCATGGATACTTTAGTCGCACAGCTAAATAATACCGGCAGTTATATTACCCAACAGTTAGACAATATGCCCGGGGTAGTAAAAGACTCTTAG
- a CDS encoding PEP-CTERM sorting domain-containing protein: MKTTIKVKLKPLAKACFLPGLLGAMLTMPGQAGASLIERSIVVDSGENVSAYYDDVLDITWLKDANYAQTSGYNLGGKMTWSQAKSWTKDLTLGGYADWRLPQVQAINPGGLNYIVAFDGSSDYGYNSISVMHEMAYMFTVNLGLASAFNTDSTKNDDWVSYITGDEVNTSILGNEIEIDNLKSYKYWYGQDRSWTSGGSGGWAFNANNGYQFTEGKDAYNYAWVVHDGDIGEPVISEVPEPGSLALFGLAIFSLRVRNYVATSF; the protein is encoded by the coding sequence ATGAAAACAACTATAAAGGTTAAATTAAAGCCGTTGGCTAAAGCCTGTTTTTTGCCGGGATTATTGGGAGCTATGCTCACTATGCCTGGCCAGGCTGGCGCCAGTTTGATAGAGCGTAGTATTGTAGTTGATAGTGGTGAAAATGTATCGGCCTATTACGATGATGTGCTGGATATTACCTGGCTAAAAGATGCCAATTATGCGCAAACCTCTGGATATAATCTGGGGGGGAAAATGACCTGGAGTCAAGCTAAATCCTGGACGAAAGACTTAACCTTAGGCGGTTACGCAGACTGGCGATTACCCCAGGTACAAGCCATTAACCCCGGAGGGTTAAATTATATTGTGGCTTTTGATGGCAGCAGTGATTATGGCTACAACAGCATCAGTGTCATGCATGAAATGGCCTATATGTTTACCGTAAACTTAGGGTTAGCGTCTGCTTTTAATACCGACAGTACTAAAAATGATGATTGGGTCAGTTATATCACCGGGGATGAAGTTAATACCAGTATTCTAGGGAATGAAATTGAGATTGATAACTTAAAAAGTTATAAATACTGGTATGGACAAGATCGTTCCTGGACTTCGGGAGGAAGTGGTGGTTGGGCGTTTAATGCCAATAATGGTTATCAGTTTACCGAAGGGAAAGATGCTTATAATTATGCCTGGGTTGTACATGACGGTGATATCGGGGAGCCGGTAATTAGTGAAGTACCTGAGCCAGGTTCATTGGCATTATTCGGTTTAGCCATATTTAGTTTAAGAGTGCGTAACTATGTTGCCACCTCTTTTTAG